Proteins from one Chitinophaga oryzae genomic window:
- a CDS encoding NAD-dependent epimerase/dehydratase family protein: MRVLVTGSSGHLGEALVRRLQELHYEVIGVDRVAGAFTSAVGSITDADFIRECMKDVAVVFHAATLHKPHVVTHSVQQFVDTNITGTLTLLEAAVAAGVERFVFTSTTSVFGEAMEPAPGGPAVWVTPELPPAPKNIYGITKVAAEDLCRLFYRKRGLPCVVLRTSRFFPEIDDDREKRAAYADLNLKVNELLFGRVDLADVVSAHLAAAEKAAIIGFDRYVISATTPFVTADMQALQQDATAVVRRYFPGFEEVYDRLHWKMQPVMDRVYDNSKARKALGWRPAYDFGQALAALKEERDVFSPLAQVVGSKGYHSTVFTDGPYPVDK; the protein is encoded by the coding sequence ATGCGTGTTTTAGTTACCGGTAGTTCCGGGCATCTGGGCGAAGCGTTGGTGCGCAGGCTGCAGGAGTTGCATTATGAAGTGATCGGTGTGGACAGGGTGGCCGGTGCTTTTACGTCGGCTGTCGGTTCCATTACCGATGCAGATTTTATCAGGGAATGTATGAAGGACGTAGCGGTGGTGTTCCACGCAGCTACTTTACACAAGCCGCATGTGGTCACTCATTCCGTGCAGCAGTTCGTTGACACAAATATCACAGGAACGCTGACGTTGCTGGAAGCGGCTGTGGCGGCCGGCGTAGAGCGTTTTGTGTTTACCAGCACCACCAGTGTGTTCGGGGAGGCGATGGAACCGGCGCCGGGCGGACCGGCGGTATGGGTGACACCGGAGCTGCCGCCGGCGCCAAAAAATATTTATGGTATCACCAAGGTGGCTGCGGAAGATCTCTGCCGGCTGTTTTACCGCAAGCGCGGGCTGCCCTGTGTGGTGCTGCGCACTTCACGGTTCTTTCCGGAGATAGACGATGACCGCGAAAAACGGGCGGCGTATGCAGACCTGAACCTGAAAGTAAATGAACTGTTGTTTGGCAGGGTAGACCTGGCAGACGTGGTGTCTGCGCATCTGGCGGCCGCGGAGAAAGCGGCCATCATCGGGTTCGACCGTTATGTGATCAGTGCCACCACACCATTTGTTACAGCGGATATGCAGGCGCTGCAACAGGATGCGACGGCGGTGGTGCGCCGTTATTTTCCCGGTTTCGAGGAAGTGTACGACCGCCTGCATTGGAAGATGCAGCCGGTGATGGACCGTGTCTATGATAATTCAAAAGCGCGAAAGGCGCTGGGCTGGCGGCCGGCATACGATTTCGGACAGGCGCTGGCGGCGCTGAAAGAAGAGCGCGATGTCTTCAGTCCGCTGGCGCAGGTGGTCGGCTCTAAAGGTTATCATAGCACTGTTTTTACGGATGGACCTTATCCGGTTGATAAATAG
- a CDS encoding hybrid sensor histidine kinase/response regulator: MHVVRICCFIFWLTVIATTTFALGYPIRYLGIEDGLSNNAVTSVYQDHKGFMWIGTYDGLNRYDGYRFKIYRNKIGDSTSLADNGVYTIADDSHHQLWVGGRRGVSVFNPASEKFAMPVYRPVNSRALRKVNENIHIIKTDEKGLVLVGTEKNGLLVFDNSLYNGRQMAIHQKGKTITDYEVTGIRFTGTSAWIFVQDIGLCRYESGQQTLSVISAEIPQANCLNLDKAGNLLLGTDTGVFRYIAATNKFSGNVLPENSKIVHIYTDKAGTTWCASDGNGLYLVTGTDVPARSFTAPGSRTQLSSNAVYSIYEDREGRKWIGTLRGGINILEPRRNPFELNVLNRSPDARAIDNFIFSFCEEDEKNIWIGTDGGGLKRWNRETGVLTSFHYDAHRPEGISSNFITSIIHDVHRDLWISTWFGGVNRYRTATGKFEHYVCFNPYTRTAENNVWLVYEDRQQQLWASTTNNGTLYRFDPRENRFGLFDSSLVNIQCLAEDREGQLWGGSYTALIRIDKDHRRHRRFDIGYTVRSVYHDKKGNFWVGTDGGGLLHFNRQTGAYTRYTMTEGLPSNSILRMLEDNSGNIWISTFNGLSKFDPQKKTFRNFSASDGLQSNQFGFNAALALRSGEFAFGGIKGFNIFYPDSVYATTGIPPVWLTSININNTPVTELDNYVSGRTPEGEVQEMTVPYDKATIAFDFVALEYTLPDKISYAYRLRGWDNNWNYVGQTRTANYTHLQEGHYTFEIKASNADGFWSPEIRTVSLIVLPPWYRTRWAWLLYISVTLAAIYLYTRYKAREERLKYDIKLAHLEKEKEKELNEKKLSFFTNISHEFRTPLTLIINPLKELLHKNDRDLGIVYRNARRLLSLVDQLLLFRKADQGGDQLKIAPLDIVNLCQEVYLCFSQQAKTKNIQYDFRATSPAIGIYGDSEKLEIAIFNLLSNAFKFTPDNGTIIFEVNEDADTVTIVIKDSGCGIESEAGDRIFEKFRQAQDRKESLQTGFGIGLYLVKHFVEKHHGSIRYESRVKEGTAFRLSLKKGSAHFAGTPLLENSGHKSAFLKELSAEVDLGPQDAPAMDAELPATTITEKKSILLIDDHAEIRQYLRQLFKDKFVVYEADNGVSGFSAVERYMPDLVISDIQMEGMDGVALCVKIKQTDTISHIPVILLTGSSAADTRLRGLESGADDYITKPFDNDILMAKVNNIIRNRNLLQQYFFDRITLKNTNIRVPAEYQDFLKRCNEIIEANLEDETFSIKKFTLEIGMSHSSLYKKVKSISGQTINSFIRSIRLRKAAVLLLKENYSITQAAMQVGIGDIKYFREQFVKLFGMNPSSYVKKYRHSFNSDFNITEGQEEV; the protein is encoded by the coding sequence ATGCACGTTGTGAGGATATGTTGTTTTATTTTCTGGCTGACGGTGATCGCTACCACCACGTTTGCTCTCGGTTATCCTATACGCTATCTCGGTATAGAAGACGGATTATCCAACAATGCCGTTACCTCGGTATATCAGGACCACAAAGGCTTTATGTGGATAGGTACCTACGATGGCCTGAACCGGTATGATGGTTACAGGTTTAAAATTTACAGAAACAAAATAGGTGACAGCACCTCCCTGGCGGATAATGGCGTTTACACCATAGCGGATGACAGCCATCACCAGCTGTGGGTAGGCGGCCGGCGGGGGGTGAGCGTGTTTAATCCTGCCAGCGAAAAATTCGCTATGCCGGTATACAGGCCGGTGAATAGCCGTGCGCTTCGAAAGGTCAATGAAAATATACATATTATCAAGACGGATGAAAAGGGACTCGTCCTGGTGGGTACGGAAAAGAACGGCCTGCTTGTCTTCGACAACAGCCTTTACAATGGCCGGCAGATGGCTATACATCAAAAAGGAAAAACCATCACCGACTACGAGGTGACCGGTATCCGGTTTACCGGAACATCCGCCTGGATATTTGTGCAGGATATTGGCCTGTGCAGATATGAAAGCGGTCAGCAAACTTTATCGGTTATTTCTGCGGAGATCCCGCAGGCCAACTGCCTTAACCTCGATAAGGCAGGCAACCTGTTGCTGGGAACGGATACCGGCGTGTTCCGGTATATCGCCGCCACCAACAAATTTTCCGGTAACGTCTTGCCCGAAAACAGCAAGATCGTTCATATATACACCGACAAAGCAGGGACCACCTGGTGCGCTTCCGATGGAAACGGCCTTTACCTGGTGACAGGTACGGATGTTCCGGCACGTTCGTTTACTGCTCCGGGCAGCAGGACGCAGCTAAGCAGTAATGCCGTTTATTCCATTTATGAAGACCGGGAAGGCCGCAAATGGATAGGTACCTTGCGCGGCGGTATTAATATCCTGGAACCCAGGCGTAACCCGTTTGAGCTGAATGTACTGAACCGCAGCCCCGACGCCAGGGCCATCGATAATTTTATTTTTTCTTTTTGTGAAGAAGATGAAAAAAATATCTGGATCGGCACCGATGGAGGAGGACTGAAACGCTGGAACCGGGAAACCGGCGTCCTTACTTCTTTTCATTATGATGCACATCGGCCGGAGGGCATCAGCAGTAACTTTATTACGTCCATTATTCATGATGTGCACCGTGACTTATGGATCTCTACCTGGTTTGGCGGCGTTAACCGTTACCGTACCGCCACCGGGAAATTTGAGCACTACGTGTGTTTTAATCCATATACCCGTACGGCAGAAAACAATGTATGGCTGGTGTATGAAGACCGGCAACAACAACTTTGGGCCAGCACCACGAATAATGGCACCCTGTATCGTTTTGATCCCCGCGAAAACCGCTTCGGCCTTTTCGACAGCAGCCTGGTCAACATACAGTGCCTGGCGGAAGACCGCGAAGGCCAGCTATGGGGAGGCAGTTATACGGCGCTCATCCGGATAGATAAAGATCACCGGCGTCACCGCCGTTTTGATATCGGTTATACCGTGCGATCTGTCTACCATGATAAAAAAGGTAATTTCTGGGTGGGCACCGACGGAGGCGGCTTACTTCATTTTAACCGGCAAACCGGCGCCTATACCCGGTATACGATGACAGAAGGCCTGCCCAGCAATTCCATTCTCCGGATGCTGGAAGACAACAGCGGCAATATCTGGATCAGCACTTTCAACGGCCTTTCCAAATTTGACCCGCAGAAGAAAACGTTTCGCAATTTCTCCGCATCCGACGGTTTACAAAGCAATCAGTTTGGCTTTAATGCGGCACTGGCATTGCGTTCCGGCGAGTTTGCCTTCGGCGGTATCAAAGGCTTTAATATCTTTTATCCCGATAGCGTGTATGCGACCACCGGCATCCCGCCGGTATGGTTAACCAGCATCAACATCAACAATACGCCGGTGACGGAGCTGGACAACTACGTATCCGGCAGAACACCGGAAGGAGAGGTGCAGGAAATGACCGTGCCCTACGATAAAGCCACTATCGCTTTCGATTTTGTGGCGCTGGAATATACGCTGCCCGATAAAATCAGTTATGCCTACAGGCTGCGGGGATGGGACAACAACTGGAACTATGTAGGTCAAACCAGGACGGCCAACTATACGCACCTGCAGGAAGGACATTACACGTTCGAGATAAAGGCCAGCAATGCCGACGGGTTCTGGAGCCCGGAAATACGCACGGTCTCCCTGATCGTATTGCCTCCCTGGTACCGCACACGGTGGGCCTGGCTGTTGTACATCAGCGTTACGCTGGCGGCTATTTACCTGTATACCCGGTACAAAGCCCGCGAAGAGCGGCTGAAATATGACATCAAACTGGCACACCTGGAAAAGGAGAAAGAAAAAGAACTCAATGAGAAGAAACTGTCTTTCTTTACCAATATCTCCCATGAGTTCCGCACGCCCCTCACGCTCATCATCAATCCGCTGAAGGAGTTGCTGCATAAAAACGACCGGGACCTGGGAATCGTGTACCGCAACGCCAGACGGCTGCTTAGCCTGGTCGATCAGCTCCTGCTGTTCCGCAAGGCCGACCAGGGAGGCGACCAGCTGAAGATCGCCCCCCTGGACATAGTAAACCTGTGCCAGGAGGTATATCTCTGTTTCTCCCAGCAGGCAAAAACTAAAAATATTCAATATGACTTCCGGGCTACTTCACCGGCGATCGGGATATACGGAGACAGCGAGAAACTGGAAATTGCCATTTTCAACCTGCTGTCAAACGCTTTTAAATTTACCCCCGACAATGGCACCATTATATTTGAGGTAAACGAAGACGCAGACACGGTGACCATCGTGATCAAAGACAGCGGCTGCGGCATTGAAAGCGAAGCAGGCGACCGGATCTTTGAAAAGTTCCGGCAGGCACAGGACCGTAAAGAATCATTACAAACGGGATTTGGGATCGGCCTCTACCTCGTAAAACACTTTGTTGAAAAACATCATGGAAGTATCCGCTACGAAAGCAGGGTAAAGGAAGGTACCGCTTTCCGGCTTTCGCTGAAAAAAGGAAGCGCCCATTTTGCCGGGACCCCGTTACTGGAAAACAGCGGACATAAATCGGCCTTCCTGAAAGAACTCAGTGCGGAGGTGGACCTTGGGCCTCAGGATGCTCCCGCCATGGATGCAGAGCTTCCAGCCACTACTATCACTGAAAAGAAATCCATCCTGTTGATCGATGATCATGCTGAAATCAGGCAGTACCTCCGGCAGCTGTTCAAAGACAAGTTTGTGGTGTATGAAGCCGATAACGGCGTCAGTGGCTTTTCCGCAGTGGAACGCTATATGCCCGACCTCGTGATCAGCGACATCCAGATGGAGGGCATGGACGGGGTGGCATTATGCGTGAAGATCAAACAGACAGACACCATCAGCCATATCCCCGTGATCCTGCTGACCGGTTCTTCCGCAGCAGATACCCGCCTCCGGGGACTGGAAAGCGGGGCCGATGATTACATCACCAAGCCGTTTGACAATGATATCCTGATGGCGAAGGTCAATAACATTATCAGGAACAGGAACCTGCTGCAGCAGTACTTTTTTGACCGGATTACCCTCAAAAACACCAATATCCGGGTGCCGGCGGAATACCAGGACTTCCTGAAACGCTGTAACGAGATCATAGAAGCCAACCTGGAAGACGAGACCTTTTCCATTAAAAAGTTCACCCTGGAAATAGGGATGAGCCACTCCAGTTTATACAAGAAAGTAAAATCCATCTCCGGACAAACCATCAACTCCTTTATCCGGTCTATCCGGCTCCGGAAAGCGGCAGTGCTCCTGCTCAAAGAAAACTACTCCATTACCCAGGCGGCCATGCAGGTAGGCATAGGAGATATTAAATATTTTCGTGAACAGTTCGTGAAATTGTTTGGCATGAACCCCTCCAGCTATGTCAAAAAATACCGGCACTCGTTTAACAGCGACTTTAACATCACGGAAGGCCAGGAAGAGGTGTAA